One genomic window of Plasmodium coatneyi strain Hackeri chromosome 12, complete sequence includes the following:
- a CDS encoding Heat shock protein codes for MQNARVANKIKLVLCLLFAALLKQNDVTQAYNTARNAEKLNYILNYKNASRYNIDNRINKTLFKKKGLKENALNSFNDDVKTIREDMSSESSPVEKYNFKAEVNKVMDIIVNSLYTDKDVFLRELISNASDACDKKRIILQNEKQMKEAQDIANAPVDKSEMEKSNPEGVNKEGEVENKEQVDEVKKLIIKIKPDKETKTLTITDNGIGMDKNELINNLGTIAQSGTAKFLKQIEEGKADSNLIGQFGVGFYSSFLVSKKVEVFTKKENTIFRWFSDLNGSFMVNEIKKYEQEYEDIKSSGTKIVLHLKEECDEYLEDYKLKELIKKYSEFIKFPIEIWSEKIDYERVPDDSVSLKDGDKMKMKTITKRYHEWEKINVQLPIWKQDEKKLTENDYYSFYKNTFKAYDDPLAYVHFNVEGQISFNSILYIPGSLPWELSKNMFDEESRGIRLYVKRVFINDKFSESIPRWLTFLRGIVDSENLPLNVGREILQKSKMLSIINKRIVLKSISMMKGLKETGGEKWNKFLNTFGKYLKIGVVEDKENQEEIASLVEFYSINSGDKKIDLDSYIENMKPDQKCIYYISGENKKTAQNSPSLEKLKALNYDVLFSLEPIDEFCLSSLTVNKYKGYDVLDVNKADLKLKKENDKNQTDSLDKLKMKYEVLCRWLHNKFSHKVHEVRISDRLINSPALLVQGEMGISPSMQKYMKQQATAQGMSENEMFGGQSANQPVLEINPNHYIIKQLNHLIQIDKMNSQNSEIAEQIFDVASMQGGYTIDDTGLFAKRVIGMMEKNAQAYLMNVQGNLDDKPSESSPSSSSEQPSNSAQGDSTQGKADGSSPSVDNPTSSSESVGLSEPNADASSTGGPGEERLSASNLDDVGGDNASANPSANASTNSNENASNISANALRDSTLNGNNMNGLDSNLYNIDRSIFNDKMFSGSDKTVL; via the coding sequence atgcaaaatgctCGTGTCgcgaacaaaataaaactaGTGCTGTGCCTCCTTTTTGCTGCCCTCCTGAAACAAAATGACGTAACACAAGCTTATAATACAGCTCGaaatgcagaaaaattaaactacATAttgaattacaaaaatgccAGTAGGTACAACATAGATAATAGGATAAATAAAacgctttttaaaaaaaagggacttAAGGAAAACGCATTAAACAGCTTTAATGATGACGTGAAGACAATTAGAGAGGACATGTCGTCAGAGAGTTCTCCGGTGGAAAAGTACAACTTCAAAGCAGAGGTGAATAAAGTTATGGATATAATTGTCAATTCGCTATACACAGATAAGGATGTCTTTCTGAGAGAGCTAATTTCGAACGCATCGGACGCCTGTGACAAGAAAAGGATAATACTGCAAAACGAGaaacaaatgaaagaagCACAGGATATAGCCAACGCACCAGTAGACAAAagtgaaatggaaaaatcaAATCCTGAGGGAGTTAACAAAGAAGGAGAGGTAGAAAACAAAGAACAAGTtgatgaagtaaaaaaactAATCATAAAAATCAAACCAGATAAAGAAACCAAAACGCTAACCATTACAGATAATGGAATTGGTATGGACAAAAATGAACTCATTAACAACTTAGGAACGATCGCCCAATCCGGGACTgccaaatttttaaaacaaattgaagaaggaaaagcggATAGTAACCTAATTGGACAGTTCGGAGTTGGTTTCTACTCCTCCTTCCTGGTGtccaaaaaagtggaagtattcacaaagaaagaaaatactATTTTTAGATGGTTCTCCGATCTGAATGGAAGCTTTATGGttaacgaaataaaaaagtatgaacagGAATATGAAGACATAAAATCGAGTGGAACAAAAATTGTCCTCCATTTGAAAGAAGAATGCGACGAATATTTGGAGGATTATAAGTTAAAAGAATTAATCAAAAAATATTCTGAGTTTATTAAATTCCCCATCGAAATCTGGtcagaaaaaattgactaTGAAAGAGTTCCAGACGATTCGGTGTCCCTAAAAGATGgagataaaatgaaaatgaaaacgatAACAAAAAGATATCacgaatgggaaaaaattaacgtgCAATTACCAATATGGAAGCAAGACGAGAAAAAGCTAACTGAAAATGATTATTACAGCTTTTATAAAAACACCTTTAAGGCATATGATGATCCGTTAGCCTATGTCCACTTTAACGTAGAAGGACAAATCTCCTTCAATTCTATATTGTACATCCCAGGATCTCTCCCGTGGGAAttaagtaaaaatatgtttgaTGAAGAATCAAGAGGAATTCGACTCTACGTTAAAAGAGTTTTCATAAATGATAAATTTTCAGAATCTATACCCAGATGGTTAACCTTTTTAAGGGGTATTGTGGACAGTGAAAATTTGCCCCTAAATGTAGGAAGAGAAATTCTACAAAAGTCAAAAATGCTTTCCATtattaataaaagaattgtTCTTAAAAGTATCAGCATGATGAAAGGACTTAAAGAAAccggaggagaaaaatggaataaatttCTCAACACCTTTGGAAAATATCTAAAAATTGGTGTAGTGGAGGATAAAGAAAATCAAGAAGAAATTGCTTCCCTAGTTGAATTTTATTCCATCAATAGTGGAGATAAAAAAATCGATTTAGATAgttatatagaaaatatgaaaCCGGATCAGAAGTGTATCTATTACATTtcaggggaaaataaaaaaacagccCAAAATTCTCCCtctttggaaaaattaaaagcaCTAAATTATGATGTGCTTTTCTCCCTAGAACCGATAGATGAATTCTGCTTGTCCTCCCTCACTGTCAATAAATACAAAGGGTACGATGTGCTGGATGTGAACAAAGCAGAtttgaagttaaaaaaagaaaacgataAAAACCAAACCGACAGTCTGGATAagctaaaaatgaaatacgAAGTATTATGCAGATGGCTACATAACAAATTTTCTCACAAAGTGCACGAAGTTCGCATTTCCGACAGATTGATTAACTCTCCCGCTTTGCTAGTTCAAGGAGAAATGGGCATATCCCCCTCCATGCAAAAGTACATGAAACAACAAGCCACCGCACAAGGAATGTCAGAAAATGAAATGTTCGGGGGACAATCTGCCAATCAACCAGTGCTAGAAATTAATCCAAACCACTACATTATCAAACAGCTAAATCATTTAATACAAATAGATAAAATGAATTCTCAAAATTCAGAAATTGCAGAACAGATATTTGACGTTGCTTCCATGCAAGGGGGATACACCATTGATGACACTGGtctttttgcaaaacgggTCATAGgaatgatggaaaaaaatgcccagGCTTATTTGATGAATGTTCAGGGTAATCTGGACGACAAACCTTCAGAGAGTAGCCCGTCTAGCAGTTCTGAGCAGCCCTCGAATTCAGCGCAGGGTGATTCAACTCAGGGCAAAGCAGACGGGAGCAGCCCATCGGTTGACAATCCTACCAGTTCAAGCGAATCCGTCGGATTAAGTGAACCCAACGCAGATGCAAGCAGCACGGGCGGACCCGGGGAAGAAAGATTGTCAGCCAGCAATTTAGACGACGTGGGCGGAGACAACGCAAGTGCAAATCCAAGTGCAAATGCAAGTACAAATTCAAATGAAAATGCAAGCAACATAAGTGCGAACGCCTTACGCGATAGCACCCTGAATGGAAATAATATGAACGGCCTGGATTCAAATTTGTACAACATTGATCGAAGCATTTTTAATGACAAAATGTTCAGCGGCTCGGACAAAACCGTCCTTTGA
- a CDS encoding CAF1 family ribonuclease, translating into MSNVVNYFFKNFVLKEKKTILKWGMLKRRYSKITSVNVNNWNDIHREIIHKIHESDFVSIDVEYTGLHLKDERYISIDSSYEAHCYGAKSFFPCQIGITVARKNDTKEKEKRVPDGGGEKEKEQLRKMNVHNIKVARQENEKVDHKYSLKCDQEWDISPYCIYVFPKENKYFSVSTTTLIFLKENNFDFNEWICNGVGYLTPPEEEEKKKYIFEKMDELKNLMNKCSTKTEDVKKNLDDRKKKVDVGKIIQEIENYKIVDDEDKEAVIEIIKKIGIWLTRGDMAHPVGRFNQGEGDKTNSVGEDNCADGPFLHQLEDVGNPPSHHINATFQRGGTNRNNCNSVYTNYTHDCGGNEEKSATFKGNIPGSLESKSNDHVASTRINSDDIPLNSNHVDASIHGENPNDDPSDCPLYIEIENPYLRLLAHTLITKYFDGIFCISVKVNDKKHLAIYRTEKDSYKEQIKTLELEIEKINQTVGVRLLFDEIIKNKKIIIGHNCFYDILHIYQTFYHELPNSISVFKNKWTEIFPYTFDTKYLNETNEYLYALNGPATLKGLCEYMASLISASNDFDFVFNFTKGHSDLPQCFVPLVKFGDGPNGAVGNVLGTTARYASIEGENEANNDADKENNNRSDDRKKDNMYQNGVELVSPQQRSHDCHVNAKTSDEHNAGYDSLLTCLLFIFQCHYILRKNNMMWKNIYFSKTKSTNESGKSFFDIFLTMCNKIKIVKTQPNVVSLTSAENYEMARHFYMYDYPSYFKKWEIMKIWSPIWISLSKVDDQSCWIIAKSDDDAKNIKMIYKMLQNPQFKLCTYEEYMNKFKSK; encoded by the coding sequence ATGTCAAATGTagtgaattatttttttaaaaatttcgtcctgaaggaaaagaaaacaatcCTGAAATGGGGTATGCTGAAAAGAAGGTACTCCAAAATAACAAGTGTTAATGTGAATAACTGGAATGACATCCACAGGGAGATAATTCATAAAATCCATGAGAGCGATTTCGTTTCGATTGACGTGGAGTACACAGGGCTACACCTAAAAGATGAGAGGTACATATCTATAGATTCGAGTTATGAAGCCCATTGTTATGGAGCCAAATCTTTTTTCCCGTGCCAAATTGGAATTACCGTGGCTAGGAAAAATGACAcaaaagagaaggagaaacgGGTACCAgacggaggaggagaaaaagaaaaggaacagcTTCGAAAGATGAATGTACACAATATTAAAGTTGCAAGAcaggagaatgaaaaagtagACCACAAGTACAGCTTAAAGTGTGACCAAGAGTGGGACATATCACCTTACTGTATTTATGTTTTcccaaaggaaaataaatacttCAGTGTATCTACAACcactcttatttttttaaaggaaaataatttcgaTTTTAACGAATGGATTTGTAATGGTGTGGGTTATTTAACGCCacctgaggaggaagagaaaaaaaaatatatctttgaaaaaatggatgagCTAAAGAATTTGATGAATAAATGTAGCACGAAAACGGAGGATGTCAAAAAGAACTTGGatgacagaaaaaaaaaagtcgatgtggggaaaattattcaagaaatagaaaattataaaattgtGGACGATGAGGATAAGGAAGCCGTTATTGAAATAATAAAGAAGATTGGAATTTGGCTCACTCGCGGGGATATGGCCCATCCTGTAGGGAGGTTTAATCAAGGAGAGGGGGATAAAACAAATTCGGTGGGAGAGGATAACTGTGCAGATGGGCCATTCTTACACCAATTGGAAGATGTAGGGAATCCCCCCTCGCATCATATCAATGCAACCTTTCAACGAGGTGGTACCAATAGGAATAATTGCAACAGTGTGTACACGAATTATACACACGATTGTGGGGgtaatgaggaaaaaagtgcCACGTTCAAGGGAAACATTCCCGGTTCGTTAGAATCTAAAAGTAATGACCATGTTGCTTCCACTCGTATAAACAGTGATGACATCCCATTAAACTCTAATCATGTAGACGCGTCCATCCATGGGGAAAACCCAAACGATGATCCATCGGATTGTCCCCTATACATAGAAATAGAAAACCCGTATCTACGATTACTTGCCCATACGTTAATAACGAAATATTTCGACGGCATTTTCTGCATATCTGTCAAGGTGAATGATAAAAAGCATTTAGCTATCTATCGAACGGAGAAGGATTCGtacaaagaacaaattaaaacatTAGAATTGGAGATAGAGAAAATAAACCAAACAGTTGGAGTGAGATTACTGTTCgatgaaattataaaaaataaaaaaataattattggACATAATTGCTTTTATGATATCCTGCACATTTATCAGACCTTCTATCATGAGTTGCCAAATTCGATTAGTGTCTTTAAGAATAAATGGACAGAGATATTTCCCTACACATTTGATACAAAATACTTGAACGAAACGAATGAATATTTATATGCACTGAATGGCCCTGCGACTTTGAAGGGGTTATGTGAGTACATGGCTTCCCTCATTTCGGCCAGCAACGATTTcgattttgtttttaattttacgaAGGGTCATTCGGACCTCCCTCAATGTTTTGTCCCTCTTGTGAAGTTCGGGGATGGGCCAAATGGTGCAGTGGGTAATGTTCTTGGCACCACAGCGAGGTACGCGTCCatagaaggggaaaatgaagcaaataaTGACGCagataaggaaaataataaccGTTCGGATGATAGGAAAAAGGACAATATGTATCAAAATGGAGTAGAATTAGTCTCCCCCCAACAGAGAAGCCACGATTGTCATGTAAATGCCAAAACGAGTGATGAACATAACGCTGGTTACGATAGCCTCCTAACATGCCTGCTTTTCATATTCCAGTGTCACTacattttgagaaaaaataatatgatgtggaaaaatatttacttcAGTAAAACAAAAAGCACGAACGAAAGCGGCAAATCATTTTTTGATATTTTCCTAACCATgtgtaataaaataaagattGTAAAAACGCAGCCTAATGTGGTATCGCTAACCAGTGCGGAAAACTACGAAATGGCCAGACATTTTTACATGTATGATTATCCCagctattttaaaaaatgggaaatcaTGAAAATTTGGTCCCCCATTTGGATTTCCCTAAGTAAGGTGGATGACCAATCCTGCTGGATAATAGCCAAAAGTGACGACGACGCAAAAAACATTAAGATGATATATAAGATGCTGCAGAACCCGCAGTTCAAGTTGTGCACCTATGAGGAGTACATGAACAAGTTTAAGTCCAAGTAG
- a CDS encoding Dephospho-CoA kinase, which produces MFLTFLLIKCIPCFLALGSIPVGFINRKNKFKKIENHKYALVSTIVMNSFLIYMNKFFGLLGIFNFFLGNYLCLIGITGGIAVGKSTFCNFLKKKDVVVINADEITNQIYKKGSRCYKKILKHFGEQILNNDKTINRTLLRKIVFNNEENVKYINKITHTYIIMQIIKECLKYKFLYFKYNVAIEAPLLIETKLYLLTSPVILLKSSVKNQITRILSRDKNCTYDTAMSIIRNQLPTDEKIKYADIIINNDGDLLDLQMKCDVVYNKYLRSFFF; this is translated from the exons ATGTTTTTAACATTCCTTTTGATCAAATGCATTCCATGCTTTCTGGCACTAGGTTCAATTCCTGTTGGGTttataaatagaaaaaacaaattcaagaaaatagaaaatcACAAGTATGCCCTGGTCAGCACAATAGTTATGAACAGCTTCTTAATTTATATGAATAAGTTTTTCGGTCTATTAGggatatttaatttttttttgggaaacTATCTATGTTTAATCGGTATAACAGGTGGGATTGCAGTGGGAAAATCAACATTCTGtaattttctaaaaaaaaaagacgtgGTTGTCATTAATGCAGACGAAATAACAAACCAGATATACAAAAAAGGATCAAGATGTTACAAAAAGATTTTGAAGCATTTTGGAGAGCAAATCCTGAACAATGACAAGACTATAAACAGAACCTTGCTACGAAAAATTGTCTTCaacaatgaggaaaatgttaAGTATATCAATAAAATCACCCACACGTATATAATAATGCAGATAATTAAGGAATGCTTAAAGTAtaaatttttgtactttaaATATAATGTAGCGATAGAGGCGCCTCTCTTAATTGAAACGAAGTTATATTTATTGACAAGCCCCGTTATACTTCTCAAATCGTCAGTAAAGAATCAGATAACGCGTATATTATCTCGAGACAAAAACTGCACGTACGACACGGCAATGAGCATAATCAG AAACCAATTACCAACGGATGAGAAAATAAAGTACGCGGACATTATCATAAACAACGACGGGGATTTGCTAGACCTGCAGATGAAATGCGACGTGGTCTATAACAAATACTTAAggagttttttcttctaa